From the Sporocytophaga myxococcoides DSM 11118 genome, one window contains:
- a CDS encoding rhodanese-like domain-containing protein, with the protein MKLYLLFAFCLLTTTLFAQQPSPSGNANQDYKKLVQQLKKGEVYLIDVRTPEEYNEGNLEYSQNIDYKGGNFNDNLNKLDKKKPVYVYCRSGNRSGKSLDSLKALGFSKYYNIGGFENLKAEGMPVKKQ; encoded by the coding sequence ATGAAACTATATCTATTATTCGCATTCTGCTTATTAACTACAACCTTATTTGCTCAGCAGCCTTCACCATCAGGAAATGCCAATCAAGACTATAAAAAGTTAGTACAACAACTTAAGAAAGGTGAGGTATATCTTATAGATGTCCGCACACCTGAAGAGTATAATGAAGGTAATCTTGAATATTCTCAGAATATAGATTATAAAGGAGGAAACTTTAATGATAACCTTAACAAACTGGATAAGAAAAAGCCGGTATATGTGTATTGCAGGTCTGGAAACAGAAGTGGCAAATCGCTCGATTCACTTAAAGCTCTGGGATTTTCAAAGTATTATAACATCGGTGGATTTGAAAATCTGAAGGCCGAGGGAATGCCTGTAAAGAAGCAATAA
- a CDS encoding DUF6597 domain-containing transcriptional factor, producing the protein MRVTYQDPSSQLKPYIRAYYTVYFNMHSAPADIKVFPVGNPQMIFYKEGEVTTYIKNNTFFFKAPTLHGHILQHFKFKILPETQFTGIAFTPLGMYKLLGANAKDVRDYIKPLSEFVDNKEYIQKVMRAKSDEEVAAAHDAFFLEKLDALFPIPPIIEQCIEDICILGGQISIDVLAKKYNCSRRYLEKHFSYGIGNSPGNFSKRIRFLEVIKKLETISQDREQQLSNFDFYNRAHFLKDFRYYLGEDPYLYFKNTHPQFDIIVRGFYLIIEKRKSEETA; encoded by the coding sequence ATGAGAGTTACCTACCAAGATCCTTCGAGTCAATTGAAACCTTATATCCGAGCCTATTATACAGTTTATTTTAATATGCACTCAGCTCCCGCAGACATAAAGGTATTTCCGGTGGGCAATCCACAGATGATTTTTTATAAGGAGGGTGAGGTTACCACTTACATCAAAAACAATACATTCTTCTTTAAAGCACCAACCCTTCATGGACATATACTTCAACATTTTAAATTTAAAATATTACCGGAAACCCAATTTACGGGCATCGCCTTTACACCTTTAGGCATGTATAAATTGCTGGGTGCTAATGCCAAAGATGTAAGAGATTATATTAAACCATTGAGTGAGTTTGTTGATAACAAAGAGTACATTCAAAAGGTAATGCGGGCAAAAAGTGACGAAGAAGTAGCTGCGGCCCACGATGCTTTCTTTTTAGAGAAGCTTGATGCTCTCTTTCCTATTCCTCCAATAATAGAGCAATGCATAGAAGATATATGTATTCTCGGCGGACAAATTTCCATAGACGTGCTTGCAAAGAAGTATAATTGTAGCAGGCGCTATCTCGAAAAACATTTTTCTTATGGCATTGGCAATAGCCCAGGAAATTTTTCTAAGAGAATCCGTTTTCTGGAAGTCATTAAAAAACTGGAAACCATTTCTCAGGACAGAGAACAACAGCTATCTAACTTTGATTTTTATAATCGTGCACATTTTCTCAAAGACTTTCGCTACTATCTGGGTGAAGACCCTTACTTATACTTTAAAAACACTCATCCACAATTCGATATTATTGTCCGTGGATTTTACCTTATTATTGAAAAAAGAAAATCAGAGGAAACTGCTTAA
- a CDS encoding endo-1,4-beta-xylanase, translated as MILSQVLFTNTANAQLGKCKGKYLGNIVAYSVHSNYTSLWNQTTSENGSKWGSCDRGNGQYNFSNSDLAYNTAKNSGGLFKFHALIWGAQAPGYLKNAPAEQIETAIRNWYKAVEDHYKPMGGLNFIDVLNEPVNTPINREITNLKAALTLGYQREAANANDLNNPYGWAIWPFQLARKHFPNATLLINEFNTEHNWGNCRAEYIKMSNAIKNAPNLTDGKKNLIDGIGLQAHGMNGQLNLSAANFKACLDEIWSKTNLPLHITELDLVADPNEAAQKTKYQEFFTIAWEHPQVAGITLWGYVQGATWIPGNGVKGSGGTDSGIQYADLTDRPAMTWLKQYMASRPSLSCCPAPAPFAACNGSNPPTVAFTSPANNASFTQGTAITLTATATDADGSIASVKFYDGGTLLTTDNSSPYSFSWTNATAGTHTIKAVATDNSGNTTEAVITIKVNVPQGPYNGTAWPIPGIIQLENYDVGGNTFAYSDGTSGNQGGATFRTDEDVDIETCTDAGGGYNIGWATAGEWTEYTVNVTKSANYDITLRVACEGTGRTVAVAMDGANLPNAGAIAIPNTTAWQTWTTVTIPNVSLTEGQKIMRLTIGTTDYVNLNYIEFKESIVTGIEDVVGQNKENIYPNPFTNEGLQIKQPGEFGYRITDLHGTVVEQGKGAYNETIGKEIAPGIYFLTIDGQNSSSNYKIIKQ; from the coding sequence ATGATTTTGTCGCAAGTTTTATTTACGAATACTGCCAATGCCCAGTTAGGAAAATGTAAGGGAAAGTATTTGGGAAATATAGTCGCTTACAGTGTACATAGTAATTATACATCATTATGGAACCAAACCACATCTGAAAATGGCTCCAAATGGGGCAGTTGCGATAGGGGGAATGGCCAGTATAATTTTTCTAATTCCGATTTGGCGTATAATACAGCTAAAAATTCAGGGGGATTATTTAAGTTTCATGCTTTAATTTGGGGAGCACAAGCACCAGGCTATCTCAAAAATGCACCTGCAGAACAAATTGAGACGGCTATAAGAAATTGGTATAAAGCGGTTGAAGATCATTATAAACCTATGGGTGGTTTAAATTTTATTGATGTATTGAATGAACCAGTTAATACGCCCATTAATAGAGAAATTACAAACTTAAAGGCTGCCTTAACATTAGGCTATCAAAGGGAAGCTGCTAATGCCAATGATTTAAATAATCCTTACGGTTGGGCAATATGGCCTTTTCAGTTGGCAAGGAAACATTTTCCGAATGCCACACTTTTAATTAACGAGTTTAATACAGAGCATAACTGGGGAAATTGTCGTGCAGAATACATAAAGATGTCGAATGCAATTAAAAATGCTCCCAATCTTACTGACGGAAAAAAGAATTTGATTGATGGTATCGGACTTCAAGCTCATGGTATGAACGGACAACTTAATTTGTCTGCGGCAAATTTTAAAGCTTGTTTGGATGAAATATGGAGTAAAACGAATTTACCGCTTCATATTACGGAACTTGATCTTGTTGCAGATCCAAATGAAGCTGCTCAAAAAACTAAGTATCAGGAATTTTTTACAATTGCCTGGGAACATCCTCAAGTTGCTGGTATTACATTATGGGGTTATGTGCAGGGTGCAACATGGATTCCAGGTAATGGCGTAAAAGGTTCAGGCGGTACTGACTCTGGAATTCAATATGCTGACTTAACAGATCGACCGGCCATGACTTGGTTAAAACAATATATGGCCTCAAGACCAAGCCTTTCTTGTTGCCCTGCACCTGCGCCTTTTGCAGCCTGTAATGGCAGCAATCCACCAACCGTTGCATTCACTTCTCCAGCTAACAACGCCTCATTTACCCAAGGCACGGCAATCACACTTACTGCAACCGCCACTGATGCGGACGGATCTATAGCTAGTGTTAAATTTTATGATGGTGGAACCTTATTGACGACCGACAACTCTTCTCCATATAGTTTTAGTTGGACCAACGCAACAGCTGGCACACATACTATAAAGGCTGTAGCTACCGACAACTCCGGAAATACCACTGAAGCCGTGATCACGATCAAAGTGAACGTGCCACAAGGCCCTTACAACGGTACCGCTTGGCCCATTCCTGGCATCATACAACTAGAAAACTATGATGTGGGGGGAAATACATTTGCATACTCTGACGGCACTTCGGGCAATCAAGGTGGAGCCACTTTCCGAACCGATGAGGACGTGGACATTGAGACCTGTACGGATGCGGGAGGTGGATACAATATTGGTTGGGCTACGGCAGGTGAATGGACTGAATACACAGTAAATGTAACAAAATCAGCTAATTACGATATAACGCTTCGCGTAGCTTGCGAAGGAACCGGGCGTACAGTAGCTGTCGCCATGGATGGGGCAAACCTGCCAAACGCCGGTGCAATTGCCATTCCAAACACAACAGCTTGGCAAACGTGGACAACAGTAACCATACCTAATGTTTCATTAACAGAAGGCCAAAAAATCATGCGCCTTACCATTGGGACTACTGACTATGTAAACCTCAATTACATAGAGTTCAAGGAATCCATCGTCACAGGGATTGAAGATGTAGTAGGCCAAAATAAAGAGAACATTTATCCTAATCCGTTCACCAACGAAGGACTGCAAATAAAACAACCAGGGGAATTCGGATATAGAATCACCGACTTGCATGGTACAGTGGTAGAGCAGGGCAAAGGGGCCTACAATGAAACAATCGGTAAAGAAATAGCCCCAGGGATTTATTTTTTGACCATAGATGGGCAGAATAGTTCGTCCAATTACAAAATAATCAAGCAATAG
- a CDS encoding STN domain-containing protein yields the protein MSKWVFIFLLTFTFFKLSAQTSETEKDFLQNTSISLLNRAIYFDCKSGSLDNALIKLLSEQNISISYSYDRVKEFTVKAKLFQSAAFSQVLDYLLLNTGLNYILVGNIIVIVPDERKKEPEKYSDSIVKSSDKSYTHIYKPNQNLEYLPYSERRKIRRHYREELRWAAKFNRENNIIAINPDSINKENKKYNQNESKGLPPFYISLGVGFTEYTSKVKSNVKYNVNKELNLQRLVKTTPVGSIELGLHHGNFLIGTGLEMRSLKINGYGSGLALISKGGRWEYENIKVSYSDVYYIFSIPIQISAFTILKRFVFSGGLKTGINFINPHEVNEQKFSEYVEYKYNGESYSEEAKRITPLSTIKANIGYLLGKQMILTVGSSYSYNFQWLTKNTIYTLYPNGFTFELSASYFFGKNDLNDLLKIKK from the coding sequence GTGAGTAAATGGGTATTCATATTTCTGCTGACCTTTACATTTTTCAAACTATCTGCTCAAACTTCTGAAACAGAAAAAGATTTTCTGCAAAACACCTCTATAAGTCTTCTGAACAGAGCAATTTATTTTGATTGCAAATCCGGAAGCCTGGATAATGCACTTATTAAACTTTTGTCTGAGCAGAACATATCCATTTCCTATTCCTATGACAGAGTGAAGGAGTTTACTGTTAAAGCAAAACTCTTCCAGTCAGCTGCCTTTTCGCAGGTTCTGGATTATCTTCTTTTAAATACCGGCTTAAATTATATTCTTGTAGGTAACATTATTGTTATAGTGCCGGATGAAAGAAAGAAGGAACCAGAAAAGTATTCCGACTCGATTGTTAAAAGTTCTGATAAATCCTACACTCATATCTATAAACCTAATCAGAATCTTGAATACCTTCCGTATTCAGAAAGACGAAAGATACGCAGACATTATAGAGAGGAACTGAGGTGGGCTGCAAAATTCAATCGCGAAAATAATATAATTGCAATTAATCCTGATTCCATCAATAAAGAAAATAAGAAGTACAATCAAAATGAAAGTAAAGGTCTTCCTCCTTTTTATATTTCGTTGGGTGTAGGATTTACTGAATACACCTCTAAGGTTAAGAGTAATGTAAAGTATAATGTAAATAAAGAGTTAAATTTACAGAGACTCGTTAAGACTACACCAGTGGGAAGTATTGAGCTTGGGTTACATCATGGTAATTTTCTTATTGGTACGGGTCTTGAGATGCGTTCTCTTAAAATTAATGGTTATGGAAGTGGTTTGGCTTTAATATCGAAAGGAGGACGTTGGGAATATGAAAACATCAAAGTTTCTTACAGTGATGTTTATTATATATTCAGTATTCCAATTCAGATATCTGCATTTACCATCTTGAAAAGGTTTGTTTTCAGTGGAGGTCTCAAAACCGGAATCAATTTTATTAATCCCCATGAGGTCAACGAGCAAAAATTTTCCGAGTATGTCGAATATAAATACAATGGGGAATCTTATAGCGAGGAAGCCAAAAGAATAACTCCTTTGTCAACTATTAAAGCAAATATAGGGTATCTCCTGGGAAAGCAAATGATCTTGACTGTAGGCTCTTCTTATAGTTATAATTTCCAATGGTTAACTAAAAATACTATTTATACGCTCTATCCGAATGGATTTACTTTTGAACTATCAGCCTCTTATTTTTTTGGTAAAAATGATTTAAATGACCTTCTCAAGATTAAGAAGTAG
- a CDS encoding transposase translates to MKELVEKELVTIYCFVIMPNHLHLIWKLNKLNGKEKPSASFNKITAHHFVNDLKEHHPKVLDYFIEKTKDRNYRIWKRDPMAILMNSKKKVEQKIDYIHNNPLGVNWSLVKRPEDYLWSPASFYLEGDKRYSFITDYREYFG, encoded by the coding sequence ATGAAAGAACTAGTAGAGAAAGAATTGGTAACTATTTATTGTTTTGTCATAATGCCTAATCATCTTCATTTGATCTGGAAATTAAACAAGCTAAACGGAAAGGAAAAACCAAGTGCAAGTTTTAATAAGATTACGGCCCATCATTTTGTGAATGATTTGAAAGAACATCATCCCAAGGTTTTGGATTATTTTATTGAAAAGACAAAGGATAGAAATTACAGGATATGGAAAAGGGATCCAATGGCAATATTAATGAATAGTAAGAAAAAGGTGGAACAAAAGATAGATTATATTCACAATAATCCTTTAGGGGTGAATTGGAGTTTAGTAAAAAGGCCGGAAGATTATCTGTGGTCCCCTGCATCGTTTTATTTGGAAGGCGATAAAAGATATTCATTTATCACAGATTACAGGGAATATTTTGGTTAA
- a CDS encoding FecR family protein produces the protein MKNSKETDLFKEAIREKFQDEYLLTDNDNDVWSKVSQEISDSKSLSVNKKLKWYYAAAAALVITGGLAVGIFALKQNQTSAPEITVKSIERPISPPSSLNDNKIEEKASPSASSLNTTKSNLNNVVHTSAKPDFTNAVKYFSEEKSIIHNLEDGSVVTLNNATELDKEKVFLNNRNVQINGEAFFEVSSDKDHPFTVYFGQYKLVVVGTKFNVRNRKDENYKEITVLEGIVKVFDNSTPDGILVTKGQQLTIPVEGNAILRQVEAENFLSWKTGKLDFRKTKLEDIALILSRTKDAQITLDNKIKKCKFTGDLSGLSIDEAIQVITLTNALKVEKTEGKFHLTGTSCE, from the coding sequence ATGAAAAACTCAAAAGAAACGGATCTTTTTAAAGAGGCGATACGGGAAAAATTCCAGGATGAATACCTTTTGACTGATAATGACAATGATGTTTGGAGCAAGGTTTCCCAGGAAATAAGTGATTCTAAATCTTTATCAGTAAATAAAAAGCTTAAGTGGTATTATGCAGCTGCAGCTGCTCTTGTTATAACAGGCGGCCTGGCTGTTGGTATTTTTGCTTTAAAACAAAATCAGACCTCAGCTCCTGAGATAACAGTTAAATCCATTGAAAGACCAATATCTCCTCCATCATCTTTAAATGATAATAAAATAGAGGAGAAGGCTTCTCCTTCTGCATCTTCATTAAACACGACTAAATCCAATCTCAATAATGTAGTTCATACATCTGCAAAGCCTGACTTTACAAATGCTGTGAAATATTTCTCTGAAGAGAAATCTATTATTCATAATCTTGAAGATGGATCTGTAGTTACATTAAATAATGCCACAGAGTTGGACAAGGAAAAAGTATTTCTCAATAATAGAAATGTCCAAATAAATGGTGAGGCATTCTTTGAAGTTAGTTCTGATAAAGATCATCCATTTACAGTCTACTTTGGCCAATATAAGCTTGTAGTAGTGGGTACAAAGTTTAATGTCCGAAACAGAAAAGATGAGAATTATAAGGAAATAACAGTTCTGGAAGGCATTGTAAAGGTATTTGATAACAGTACTCCGGATGGTATTCTTGTAACCAAAGGACAACAACTCACAATACCTGTTGAAGGAAATGCAATATTAAGACAGGTTGAGGCGGAAAATTTTCTATCATGGAAAACCGGAAAACTGGATTTTCGCAAGACCAAGCTGGAAGATATAGCTTTAATATTATCAAGAACCAAAGATGCGCAGATTACACTTGACAATAAGATAAAGAAATGTAAATTTACTGGAGATCTTTCCGGGCTTTCAATTGATGAGGCTATTCAGGTTATAACCCTGACCAATGCATTGAAAGTTGAAAAGACAGAAGGTAAATTTCATTTAACAGGAACCAGTTGTGAGTAA
- a CDS encoding GNAT family N-acetyltransferase, whose amino-acid sequence MIYKVENTEYKELVSVWESSVKATHDFLKIEDFNFYKELIPSFFDSVSLHCVKNVKHQIIGFIGTNEDSLEMLFVAANEIGKGIGKTLLLYAIENLSVTKVDVNKDNLQAVEFYIHFGFRVKSVSDIDGFGKPYPILHMELTSNYCQTSI is encoded by the coding sequence GTGATCTATAAAGTTGAGAATACAGAGTATAAAGAATTAGTTTCAGTTTGGGAATCTTCTGTGAAAGCAACACATGATTTTTTGAAGATTGAGGATTTTAATTTTTATAAAGAACTAATTCCAAGTTTTTTTGACAGTGTATCATTGCATTGTGTAAAGAATGTAAAACATCAGATTATTGGATTTATCGGGACTAATGAAGATAGTTTAGAAATGTTGTTTGTTGCTGCAAATGAAATTGGAAAGGGTATTGGGAAGACTCTTTTATTGTATGCAATTGAGAACCTTAGCGTGACAAAGGTTGATGTCAATAAAGATAATTTACAAGCAGTCGAGTTTTATATTCATTTTGGTTTCAGGGTGAAATCTGTTTCTGATATAGATGGATTTGGAAAGCCTTACCCAATTTTACATATGGAATTGACAAGCAACTACTGCCAAACAAGCATTTAA
- a CDS encoding LamG-like jellyroll fold domain-containing protein, with translation MMKNLLLISLLLSLETAKVLAQGCLPKGIIESLYSSQTFDKDTNKIAFRITTAGNIQGVNELFSDAEEVAEYIMESKGIEYRLTYSGQVDNQYYRYLITPSFKSAYGVFKATFYANADGDGISCNRDCDDNNAAIITTPDTWYADADGDGYTVDAFVKSCSNPSNGSVNYYLAGTAPGGDCNDNDATIHPGKTEILLNGKDDDCNSVTPDDPSPANSLHFDGTNDGVDCSNGASLQITGSLTLEAMVKFDQFKPNIYEGNVINKESSTGNSGYALRIGGSGIVNFLLGNGTWIETNTNANTLQLNTWYHIACTWDSVTKTASIYVNGVLKKQATIPQLSGIGVSNSNLRLGTYHGSGRNANVTMDEVRIWNISRSSKEIVNGMSCELKGNEQGLQAYYKFNQGINTGNNNTYTSLFDATDNHNNGTLLNFSLIGATSNWLNSSPIVTGSFCNVAPVLAAIDNKSTDEDTELSFIVTADDEETPTSLSYSLDAASLAKGMSIDAISGNFSWKPDNTQSGDHEITITVSDGKLEDSETITITVNAVSDIANKLSPVFSLYPNPSTGPLVLQLFAPISGIVRVTSMEGHIITTITFENTDAIMIEGERMPGLYIVEVQTKEGAVVRQKMIRN, from the coding sequence ATGATGAAAAATTTACTTTTAATCAGTCTGCTTCTCAGTTTAGAAACAGCAAAAGTGCTTGCGCAGGGATGCTTGCCCAAGGGAATTATCGAGAGTCTTTATTCATCTCAAACTTTTGACAAAGATACAAACAAAATAGCGTTTAGAATAACCACAGCAGGGAACATTCAAGGAGTTAATGAACTGTTTTCCGATGCAGAAGAAGTTGCAGAATATATAATGGAAAGCAAAGGGATTGAATACAGGTTAACTTATTCTGGACAAGTGGATAATCAGTATTATAGATACTTAATCACTCCATCTTTTAAGTCTGCATATGGAGTGTTTAAAGCAACTTTTTATGCCAATGCAGATGGGGACGGTATATCCTGTAATCGCGATTGCGATGATAATAATGCAGCCATTATAACTACACCAGATACCTGGTATGCCGATGCAGATGGGGATGGTTATACAGTCGATGCCTTTGTAAAGAGCTGCAGCAATCCCAGCAATGGTTCGGTTAATTATTATTTAGCAGGCACAGCACCTGGAGGAGATTGCAATGACAATGATGCTACTATACATCCGGGAAAAACGGAAATATTACTGAATGGTAAAGATGATGACTGTAACTCCGTTACACCAGATGACCCTTCGCCTGCCAACAGCCTGCATTTTGATGGCACCAATGATGGGGTAGATTGCAGCAATGGTGCATCTTTGCAAATAACAGGAAGTCTTACTTTGGAGGCCATGGTAAAATTTGATCAGTTTAAACCGAATATTTATGAGGGGAATGTTATTAATAAAGAATCGAGTACTGGCAATAGTGGTTATGCTTTGCGCATAGGGGGCAGTGGTATTGTAAACTTTCTTCTGGGCAATGGAACCTGGATAGAAACCAATACCAACGCCAATACGCTGCAGTTAAATACCTGGTATCACATAGCCTGTACATGGGATAGTGTAACTAAAACAGCTTCGATTTATGTAAATGGTGTGCTAAAGAAACAAGCAACCATTCCCCAGCTTTCCGGGATAGGAGTTAGTAATAGCAATCTAAGGCTGGGAACCTATCATGGATCAGGTCGTAATGCTAATGTAACCATGGACGAAGTTCGGATATGGAACATCTCCCGTTCTTCCAAAGAAATTGTAAATGGGATGAGCTGTGAACTGAAAGGTAATGAACAAGGACTGCAAGCTTATTATAAGTTTAACCAAGGTATTAATACCGGGAATAACAATACCTACACCTCTCTTTTTGATGCAACAGATAATCACAACAACGGAACATTGCTCAATTTTTCTTTAATTGGAGCGACCTCTAACTGGCTAAATTCTTCTCCTATTGTCACAGGCTCATTTTGTAATGTGGCACCTGTACTTGCAGCCATTGATAACAAATCAACCGACGAAGACACCGAACTAAGTTTCATTGTAACTGCCGACGATGAGGAAACTCCCACTTCATTAAGCTATAGCCTTGATGCTGCTTCTTTAGCCAAAGGTATGAGTATTGATGCTATAAGCGGTAATTTTAGCTGGAAGCCGGATAATACTCAGTCAGGTGATCATGAAATAACTATTACGGTGAGTGATGGCAAACTAGAGGATAGTGAAACGATTACCATTACGGTAAATGCTGTTTCTGATATAGCAAACAAATTATCACCTGTTTTCTCTTTATATCCAAACCCATCCACAGGACCATTGGTTCTTCAGTTGTTTGCACCTATCAGTGGTATAGTGCGCGTGACCTCTATGGAGGGGCATATCATAACTACTATAACTTTTGAAAATACAGATGCTATTATGATTGAAGGGGAGAGAATGCCCGGACTGTATATAGTAGAGGTGCAAACTAAAGAAGGAGCTGTGGTAAGACAAAAAATGATTAGAAATTAA
- a CDS encoding RNA polymerase sigma factor: MEKSDIAEAAKGDLKAFKKIFDYYLPRMRPVCLRYVHTAFEADDVLQEAFVKVFHNIRNFKFEGSFEGWVRRIVVNTALDHFKKNSGYYGHLNIEQINESETESEEIDLTDAEPSELVLLVNKLPEGYRMVFNLYVFEDYSHREIAELLGISEGTSRSQYSKAKNSLKKMIVGQRFEVKSTLINRLNSK; this comes from the coding sequence ATGGAAAAGTCTGATATAGCAGAAGCAGCAAAAGGAGACCTTAAAGCATTTAAGAAAATCTTTGATTATTACCTGCCCCGAATGAGGCCGGTATGTTTGAGGTATGTCCATACTGCATTTGAAGCGGATGATGTCCTTCAGGAAGCTTTTGTTAAAGTTTTTCATAATATCAGAAACTTTAAATTTGAAGGATCCTTTGAGGGCTGGGTCAGGAGAATTGTTGTAAATACTGCCTTAGATCATTTTAAGAAAAACTCAGGTTATTACGGACATTTGAATATAGAACAGATTAACGAAAGTGAGACTGAAAGCGAGGAAATTGACCTTACAGACGCGGAACCTTCAGAACTTGTTTTATTAGTCAATAAGCTTCCAGAGGGCTACAGGATGGTTTTTAATCTATATGTATTTGAAGATTATTCTCATCGGGAAATAGCTGAATTGCTTGGTATTTCAGAAGGAACTTCAAGATCCCAATATTCTAAAGCAAAAAATTCTTTAAAAAAAATGATCGTCGGGCAACGATTTGAAGTAAAAAGCACTCTAATAAATAGATTAAATTCTAAATGA